A single genomic interval of Natator depressus isolate rNatDep1 chromosome 16, rNatDep2.hap1, whole genome shotgun sequence harbors:
- the TMEM141 gene encoding transmembrane protein 141: MVNLGLSRVDDTVAAKHPGLQEYALCQSHAFMKGLGTFITGIGAAFVLQKLINKKLPYPLQWNVLLSVVAGSVASYAVTRIETRKCSNLWIYLETGQSPQGVAKENLHSPDPTENAETRMRRNKYGDDME, translated from the exons ATGGTGAACCTGGGGCTGTCGCGGGTGGACGACACCGTGGCTGCGAAACACCCG gggctgcaggaatACGCTCTGTGCCAGTCCCACGCGTTCATGAAGGGCCTCGGGACCTTTATCACAG GCATCGGAGCAGCTTTCGTTCTGCAGAAGCTGATAAACAAGAAGCTGCCTTACCCCCTGCAGTGGAACGTGCTGCTGTCTGTCG TTGCAGGTTCAGTCGCCAGCTACGCCGTGACCAGGATAGAGACCCGGAAGTGTTCCAACCTCTGGATCTACCTGGAGACAGGGCAGTCCCCGCAGGGAGTAGCCAAAG AAAATCTCCACAGTCCAGATCCCACAGAGAATGCAGAAACGAGGATGAGGAGAAACAAATATGGAGACGACATGGAATAG
- the ENTPD2 gene encoding ectonucleoside triphosphate diphosphohydrolase 2, with protein sequence MARKVIAVLLLLLCGIGIVGILLLCLPTKDLREPPGFKYGIVLDAGSSHTAMFVYKWPADKENDTGIVSQHSMCDVEGGGISSYAEDPPAAGKSLKQCLDQAVSDVPRERHPLTPLYLGATAGMRLLNLTNSTASDSVLSAVTSTLKSYPFDFRGAKILSGEDEGLFGWVTANYLLENFIKYGWIGQWFRPKRPTLGAMDLGGASTQITFETQKLIEDPQSGVTLRLYGQTYRVYTHSFLCYGRDQILRRMFSKVMKAGGYKTNVSNPCWPKGYQRSFTLQDVYNSPCTAAEKPDSYDPQRTIGMDGSGDAAQCRLHVDSLFNFTSCGFSSCSFDGVFQPDLSGNFIAFSAFFYTVDFIQTVMKRRVASPDDLNAAAEAICNTSWTELRLKAPKQEKWLPDYCTVANFVYLLITKGYHFDESSFPNIAFQKKAGDTSIGWALGYMLNLTNMIPADEVGFRKGANYSSWVVLILLFAAVILMALVTAFCLLRSGKQHRTM encoded by the exons TATGGAATCGTTCTGGACGCCGGCTCCTCCCACACCGCCATGTTCGTCTACAAGTGGCCTGCGGACAAAGAGAATGACACGGGGATTGTCAGCCAGCACAGCATGTGCGACGTGGAAG GTGGTGGGATTTCCAGCTATGCCGAGGACCCCCCGGCCGCCGGCAAGAGCCTCAAACAGTGTCTCGACCAGGCTGTGAGCGACGTCCCAAGGGAAAGGCATCCACTCACCCCCCTCTACCTGGGGGCCACCGCGGGCATGAGGCTGCTGAA CCTCACCAACTCGACGGCCTCAGACAGCGTCCTCAGCGCAGTGACCTCAACGCTGAAGTCGTACCCCTTTGACTTTCGGGGGGCAAAAATTCTGTCGGGTGAAGACGAGGGGTTGTTTGGCTGGGTCACAGCTAACTATCTCCTGGAGAACTTCATCAAG tacGGCTGGATCGGGCAGTGGTTCCGGCCAAAGAGACCCACACTGGGGGCCATGGACTTGGGGGGAGCCTCTACCCAGATCACCTTTGAAACCCAGAAGCTGATCGAGGACCCCCAGAGCGGGGTGACGCTGCGGCTCTACGGACAGACGTACAGGGTGTACACCCACAGCTTCCTGTGCTACGgcagggaccagatcctcaggagGATGTTCTCCAAGGTCATGAAG GCTGGCGGCTACAAAACAAATGTGTCCAACCCCTGCTGGCCCAAAGGCTATCAAAGGAGCTTCACGCTCCAAGACGTCTACAACTCTCCCTGCACGGCAGCTGAGAAGCCTGACAGCTACGATCCCCAACGTACCATCGGCATGGACGGATCCGGGGATGCAGCCCAGTGCCGCCTGCATGTGGACAGTCTCTTCAATTTCACCAGCTGCGGCTTCTCCAGCTGCTCCTTCGACGGGGTTTTCCAGCCCGACCTTTCGGGAAACTTCATT gccttctctgccttctTCTACACGGTGGATTTTATCCAGACAGTGATGAAGAGACGCGTGGCCTCGCCAGATGATCTTAATGCTGCTGCCGAAGCCATCTGCAATACCAGCTGGACCGAG CTGCGGCTAAAAGCCCCAAAGCAGGAGAAGTGGTTGCCGGATTACTGCACGGTTGCCAACTTTGTTTATCTGCTGATCACCAAGGGCTACCACTTTGATGAGAGCTCTTTCCCCAACATTGCCTTCCAGAAAAAG GCTGGGGACACTTCCATCGGCTGGGCCCTGGGCTACATGCTGAACCTCACCAACATGATCCCGGCTGACGAAGTGGGTTTCCGAAAGGGCGCGAACTACAGCTCCTGGGTCGTCCTCATCCTCCTCTTCGCGGCTGTAATCCTGATGGCACTGGTGACAGCGTTCTGCCTGCTCCGGTCTGGCAAGCAGCACCGCACCATGTAG